A stretch of Solea senegalensis isolate Sse05_10M linkage group LG10, IFAPA_SoseM_1, whole genome shotgun sequence DNA encodes these proteins:
- the ttc38 gene encoding tetratricopeptide repeat protein 38 produces the protein MDAASFRDCQAWRAEGLPLSTSSNEACKLYDAILTQYVKWRNDETLGGIDGCISAIQAADPNFVMGHMMSTGLELVAMGSSTRLNERLASAVRRTVQLANSQDISPRERLHVKAMELFSHGNFFKACDAWEDILVDHPTDLLALKFAHDSYFYLGAQVQMRDSVARVLPHWKPQIPLSSYLKGLYSFGLLETRFYDQAERVAMEGLSLVPDDAWSVHSLAHVYEMKAEIDKGLKFMESKEKDWQVSDVLASHNYWHWALYFIEKGQYEAALQIYDSQIFRRCKASGSMLDTVDASSMLCRLEMEGVCVRDRWREMFQVTQPHSEDHVTIFNDLHFLMTSLGAKESGTSQRLLEGLQELAKGPGDNQQHQLAGTVGVPMCQAFVEYDKGNYGGAVDLLYPLRYHMVGIGGSDAQRDVISQMLIHAAMKSENKRHQKLGRCLLVERDAVRPNSPLTDRLMQKALALHA, from the exons ATGGACGCAGCCAGTTTCAGGGACTGTCAG GCATGGAGGGCAGAGGGTCTTCCACTGTCCACCAGCAGTAATGAGGCTTGCAAGCTCTATGACGCCATACTCACACAG TATGTGAAGTGGAGGAATGATGAAACCTTGGGAGGAATTGATGGATGCATTTCTGCTATCCAGGCAGCGGATCCTAACTTTG TTATGGGCCACATGATGAGTACAGGACTTGAGCTGGTGGCAATGGGAAGCTCCACTCGGCTGAATGAGCGTCTTGCCAGTGCAGTGAGGCGAACAGTGCAGCTGGCCAACAGCCAGGACATCTCTCCCAGAGAGAGGCTCCATGTCAAGGCGATGGAGCTTTTCTCACATGG GAACTTTTTCAAGGCCTGTGATGCATGGGAAGACATTCTGGTCGATCACCCCACTGATTTACTGGCTCTCAAGTTTGCCCATGACTCCTACTTCTACTTGGGAGCCCAAGTCCAGATGAGGGACTCTGTGGCCAGAGTGCTGCCTCACTGGAAGCCACAAATACCTTTGTCCAG TTATCTGAAAGGATTATATTCCTTTGGTCTTCTGGAGACTCGTTTCTATGACCAGGCTGAAAGAGTTGCCATGGAG GGCCTCAGCCTGGTTCCAGATGACGCTTGGTCGGTCCACTCTTTAGCTCATGTTTACGAGATGAAGGCTGAGATTGACAAGGGCTTGAAGTTTATGGAGAGTAAAGAGAAGGACTGGCAG GTATCTGATGTCCTGGCGAGTCATAACTATTGGCACTGGGCTCTATACTTCATCGAGAAG ggGCAGTACGAAGCCGCTCTGCAAATATACGACTCTCAG ATATTCAGACGCTGTAAAGCCTCGGGATCCATGTTGGACACTGTCGATGCCAGTTCAATGCTCTGCAGACTGGAAATGGAGG GTGTGTGCGTGAGGGATCGCTGGAGAGAGATGTTCCAGGTAACGCAGCCTCACAGCGAGGACCACGTGACCATATTTAATGACCTCCACTTCCTCATGACGTCGCTCGGAGCTAAAGAGAGCGGGACTTCTCAGCGTCTGCTGGAGGGCCTCCAGGAATTGGCCAA GGGGCCGGGAGACAATCAGCAACATCAGCTGGCCGGGACTGTAGGCGTACCCATGTGTCAGGCTTTCGTTGAATACGACAAAGGCAACTACGGTGGAGCCGTGGATCTCCTGTACCCTTTACGCTACCACATGGTCGGCATCGGCGGCAGTGATGCTCAG AGAGACGTCATCAGTCAAATGCTCATACATGCAGCCATGAAGTCAGAGAACAAGCGTCACCAGAAACTGGGAAG GTGTCTTCTAGTGGAGCGTGATGCCGTGAGGCCAAACTCTCCTCTGACTGATCGCCTCATGCAGAAAGCCCTGGCTCTTCATGCCTAG